The following proteins are co-located in the Camelina sativa cultivar DH55 chromosome 12, Cs, whole genome shotgun sequence genome:
- the LOC104730111 gene encoding serine/arginine-rich splicing factor RSZ22, translated as MSRVYVGNLDPRVTERELEDEFRVYGVIRSVWVARRPPGYAFLDFEDPRDARDAIRGVDGKNGWRVEQSHNRGERGGGGRGGDRGGDRGGRGGSDLKCYECGEPGHFARECRNRGGGGGTGRRRSRSRSRSPRYRRSPSYGRRSYSPRARSPPPPRRRSPSPPPPRGRSYSRSPPPYRAREEVPYANGNGLKDRRRSRS; from the exons ATGTCACGTGTGTACGTTGGAAACTTGGACCCGCGAGTTACTGAGCGTGAACTCGAGGATGAGTTCCGTGTCTATGGAGTTATCAGGAG TGTTTGGGTTGCTCGTAGACCACCTGGTTACGCTTTTCTTGATTTCGAAGATCCTAGGGATGCCCGTGATGCCATCCGTGGTGTAGATG GCAAGAATGGCTGGAGGGTTGAACAGTCTCACAACCGAGGTGAACGCGGAGGTGGTGGCCGTGGTGGTGACCGTGGAGGTGACCGTGGTGGTCGCGGTGGTTCTGATTTGAAGTGCTATGAGTGTGGTGAGCCTGGTCACTTTGCTCGTGAATGCCGTAaccgtggtggtggtggcggcacTGGGAGGCGTCGCAGCAGGAGCCGTAGTCGCAGTCCAAGATACAGAAGGAGCCCAAGCTATGGACGGAG GAGTTACAGCCCTCGTGCAAGATCTCCCCCTCCTCCAAGGCGCCGCAGTCCTTCCCCACCTCCTCCTCGTGGTCGCAGCTACAGTAGATCACCACCTCCATACAGAGCACGTGAGGAAGTGCCATATGCTAATGG AAATGGACTGAAAGATAGACGCAGAAGCAGGAGCTGA
- the LOC104730112 gene encoding probable xyloglucan glycosyltransferase 5, whose protein sequence is MAPRLDFSDWWAKDTRKGTPVVVKMENPNYSVVEIDGPDSAFRPVEKSRGKNAKQVTWVLLLKAHRAVGCLTWLATVFWSLLGAIKKRLSFTQPMGSEKLGRDRWLFTAIKLFLAVSLVILGFEIVAYFRGWHYFQSPNLHIPIPTSTLEIQSLLHLVYVGWLSLRADYIAPPIKALSKFCIVLFLIQSVDRLVLCLGCFWIKYKKIKPRFDEQPFRNDDAEGSGFEYPMVLVQIPMCNEREVYEQSISAVCQLDWPKDRILVQVLDDSNDESIQQLIKAEVAKWTQKGVNIIYRHRLVRTGYKAGNLKSAMSCDYVEAYEYVAIFDADFQPTPDFLKLTVPHFKDNPELGLVQARWTFVNKDENLLTRLQNINLCFHFEVEQQVNGVFLNFFGFNGTAGVWRIKALEESGGWLERTTVEDMDIAVRAHLHGWKFIYLNDVKVLCEVPESYEAYKKQQHRWHSGPMQLFRLCLGSILTSKIAIWKKANLILLFFLLRKLILPFYSFTLFCIILPLTMFVPEAELPVWVICYIPVFMSFLNLLPSPKSFPFIVPYLLFENTMSVTKFNAMVSGLFQLGSSYEWIVTKKAGRSSESDLLSITEKEAPNKKSQLLRGVSDSELLELSQLEEQKQAKKPVKKTNKIYHKELALAFLLLTAALRSLLAAQGVHFYFLLFQGVTFLLVGLDLIGEQMS, encoded by the exons ATGGCTCCAAGGTTGGATTTTTCAGATTGGTGGGCGAAGGACACGAGGAAAGGAACACCAGTTGTAGTGAAGATGGAGAATCCTAATTACTCAGTAGTTGAAATCGACGGACCAGATTCAGCTTTTAGACCAGTGGAGAAGAGCAGAGGCAAGAACGCTAAGCAAGTGACTTGGGTTTTGCTTCTCAAAGCTCATAGAGCTGTTGGATGTCTAACTTGGCTCGCCACTGTCTTCTGGTCTCTCCTTGGTGCTATCAAGAAGCGGCTTAGTTTCACTCAGCCAATGGGCTCTGAGAAATTAGGCAGAGACAGATGGCTTTTCACCGCCATTAAGCTCTTCTTAGCTGTTTCCTTAGTGATTCTAGGGTTTGAGATTGTTGCTTACTTCAGAGGATGGCATTACTTTCAAAGCCCTAATCTTCACATCCCCATCCCCACTAGCACACTTGAGATCCAGAGCTTGCTTCATCTTGTGTATGTTGGTTGGTTAAGCCTAAGAGCTGATTATATTGCTCCTCCCATTAAAGCTCTCTCCAAGTTTTGTATTGTCCTGTTCCTTATACAATCCGTAGATCGTTTGGTACTTTGCTTGGGTTGTTTTTGGATCaagtataagaaaattaagCCGAGGTTTGATGAGCAACCGTTCCGTAATGATGATGCTGAGGGATCTGGATTTGAGTATCCTATGGTTCTTGTTCAGATTCCTATGTGCAATGAGAGAGAG GTGTATGAACAATCTATATCTGCTGTGTGTCAACTTGACTGGCCAAAAGATCGAATACTGGTTCAAGTTCTTGATGATTCGAATGATGAAAGCATTCAACAGTTGATTAAAGCTGAGGTTGCTAAATGGACCCAAAAGGGAGTCAACATAATCTACAGGCATCGCTTGGTGAGAACCGGATATAAAGCTGGTAACCTCAAATCTGCTATGAGCTGTGATTATGTGGAAGCTTACGAGTATGTGGCAATATTTGATGCTGATTTCCAACCTACTCCAGATTTCCTTAAACTAACAGTTCCACATTTCAAG GATAACCCAGAGTTAGGTCTAGTTCAAGCTAGATGGACATTTGTGAACAAAGACGAGAACTTGTTGACCCGGCTTCAGAACATCAATCTGTGTTTTCACTTTGAGGTGGAGCAGCAAGTGAACGGCGTGTTCTTGAACTTCTTTGGTTTCAATGGAACAGCTGGAGTTTGGAGAATCAAAGCCCTTGAGGAATCTGGTGGTTGGCTTGAAAGGACCACTGTCGAAGATATGGACATAGCAGTCCGTGCACATCTACATGGATGGAAGTTCATCTATCTTAATGATGTCAAG GTCCTTTGTGAAGTTCCTGAGTCCTATGAAGCATATAAGAAGCAGCAACACCGTTGGCATTCGGGACCTATGCAGCTTTTCCGCTTGTGTCTTGGTTCAATCTTGACCTCTAAG ATAGCTATATGGAAGAAGGCGAATCTGatacttctcttcttccttcttagGAAACTTATACTTCCTTTCTATTCCTTCACATTGTTCTGCATAATCCTTCCACTGACCATGTTTGTTCCAGAAGCTGAGCTCCCTGTTTGGGTCATCTGCTACATACCGGTTTTCATGTCTTTCCTCAACCTTCTTCCATCACCAAAATCGTTCCCTTTCATTGTCCCTTACCTTCTGTTTGAGAACACAATGTCTGTCACCAAGTTCAACGCGATGGTATCCGGATTATTCCAATTGGGTAGCTCTTACGAGTGGATTGTCACAAAAAAAGCTGGAAGATCATCAGAGTCGGATCTTTTATCTATCACCGAGAAAGAGGCGCCAAACAAGAAAAGCCAACTGCTTAGGGGAGTTTCGGACAGTGAGTTGTTGGAGCTTAGCCAACTCGAAGAGCAGAAACAAGCAAAGAAACCtgtcaagaaaacaaacaagatttaCCACAAAGAGCTCGCATTGGCCTTTCTTTTGCTAACTGCAGCGCTAAGGAGTCTCTTGGCAGCTCAAGGAGTGCATTTCTACTTCCTGTTATTCCAAGGTGTCACGTTTCTTCTCGTAGGTCTTGACCTCATAGGCGAGCAGATGAGCTGA
- the LOC104730113 gene encoding putative UDP-sugar transporter DDB_G0278631, whose product MEVQAEMEPSSSISLVSAVSYGIASMAMVFINKAVIMQYPHSMTVLTLQQLATSLLIHFGRRMGYTRAKGIDLATAKKLLPVSVFYNANVAFALASLKGVNIPMYIAIKRLTPLAVLISGVLFGKGKPTTQVALSVLLTAAGCVIAALGDFSFDLFGYGLALTSVFFQTMYLVLVEKSGAEDGLSSIEIMFYNSFLSLPFLSFLIIVTGEFPNSLSLLLAKCSYLPFLVILILSLVMGIVLNFTMFLCTIVNSALTTTIVGVLKGVGSTTLGFVLLGGVEVHALNVSGLVVNTAGGVWYSYAKYRQKKAKPAKLLSDLEAHKK is encoded by the exons ATGGAGGTTCAAGCTGAAATGGAGCCTAGCTCGTCCATTAG TTTAGTCTCAGCTGTTTCATATGGCATTGCTTCTATGGCTATGGTTTTTATCAACAAGGCTGTGATTATGCAGTATCCACATTCCATGACTGTTCTTACCCTCCAG CAATTGGCTACTTCTTTGCTTATACACTTTGGAAGACGAATGGGATACACAAGAGCCAAAGGAATCGATTTGGCCACTGCCAAAAAGCTTCTCCCGGTTTCTGTCTTCTACAATGCTAATGTTGCATTTGCTCTTGCAAGCTTGAAAGGAGTTAATATTCCAATGTATATCGCCATTAAGAGACTCACTCCACTCGCTGTTTTGATTTCCGGGGTTCTGTTTGGTAAAGGCAAACCAACAACTCAG GTTGCTCTATCTGTACTACTGACCGCTGCAGGTTGTGTTATTGCAGCTCTtggagatttttcttttgatcttttCGGCTATGGTTTGGCTTTAACCTCTGTCTTTTTCCAG ACCATGTACCTTGTGTTGGTTGAGAAGTCTGGTGCAGAAGACGGGCTTTCATCGATCGAGATAATGTTTTATAACAGCTTCCTTTCTCTCCCATTTTTGTCCTTCCTCATCATAGTTACCGGCGAATTCCCAAACTCTCTCTCGCTATTACTTGCAAAG TGTTCTTATTTGCCGTTCTTGGTGATTCTCATTCTTTCGCTGGTTATGGGCATTGTCCTCAACTTCACCATGTTTCTTTGCACCATTGTGAACTCTGCTTTAACAACAACCATCGTTGGTGTCCTCAAAGGCGTTGGTTCCACT ACGCTCGGTTTTGTCCTCCTGGGTGGTGTTGAAGTACATGCTTTAAACGTCTCCGGTTTAGTGGTCAATACAGCTGGTGGTGTGTGGTACTCGTACGCCAAGTACCGACAGAAAAAAGCTAAACCGGCTAAGCTACTGTCTGATTTGGAAGCTCACAAAAAATGA
- the LOC104730114 gene encoding B3 domain-containing protein REM1-like — protein sequence MADTPHFSSFEHKFLTGDKPLLTLDAEFLMNHTKVLLISDASDRVWKVKLDGGRLADGWEEFAGEHGFKDGDVLVFKHHGDEVLHVSVAPRSVSSDIHHASSSHVDTEVTYIDADDGEEEEDDDDDDDGDEEEDDNDDGDEEEDDNDDDDVGAGDRARNKKPEADSSSGQSCFITGCVTRYSLSKDRLDLSRKFTAFFGEHLKASEIDVINEQGRIWEMKLAKNNSSGVFYIRAGWQHFCSTNDLRQGDFCKFKLFQIGERPVLSLCPQESGNGHKEKRALDEVSKRKEKKKAPSPTVIIKYTPSRDYTGQLSLPVSFTRENGINKAGDVILLDQDGRKWSSYLQITGLGRDVSEWFYLRKGWREMCEPNGVKVNDSFKLELMWEGANPLFKFCSKIENHDYKGKGNHTTRRKRACETAPQPRNVRKTPRVGVEGQVNKRRSRGPEHQADEERGRTQVSNRTNTISRNFLSAQPQSCSVSDQVASVKQGIVDTLNTVRQCQTELETSEQNLQASLLAIDALGERIWGISKILSNDLV from the exons ATGGCGGATACACCACATTTCTCTTCCTTTGAGCATAAGTTTCTTACAGGAGATAAACCACTTCTC ACTCTTGATGCTGAGTTCTTAATGAATCACACGAAAGTGTTACTAATATCGGATGCGTCGGACAGAGTTTGGAAAGTGAAACTGGATGGCGGCAGGCTCGCCGACGGCTGGGAAGAGTTCGCCGGCGAACATGGATTCAAAGACGGCGACGTGTTGGTTTTCAAACATCATGGAGATGAGGTCCTTCATGTATCTGTCGCTCCCCGATCTGTTTCCAGTGACATACATCACGCTTCGTCTAGCCACGTTGATACTGAGGTTACTTATATTGATgctgatgatggagaagaagaagaagatgatgatgatgatgatgatggagacgaagaagaagatgataatgatgatggagacgaagaagaagatgataatgatgatgatgatgttgggGCCGGAGATAGAGCAA GGAACAAGAAACCAGAAGCAGATTCTTCATCAGGCCAGTCTTGTTTCATCACAGGATGTGTTACACGTTATAGCCTCAGCAAGGATCGTTTG gATCTTTCTAGAAAATTTACGGCTTTTTTTGGTGAGCACCTAAAAGCCAGTGAGATCGATGTGATAAATGAGCAAGGGAGAATATGGGAAATGAAACTTGCCAAAAACAACTCAAGTGGTGTGTTTTACATCAGAGCAGGCTGGCAACACTTCTGCTCCACTAATGATCTAAGACAAGGAGATTTTTGTAAGTTTAAACTTTTCCAAATTGGGGAAAGGCCTGTGCTTTCACTGTGTCCACAGGAATCTGGCAATGGCCATAAAGAGAAGAGAGCGTTGGATGAAGTTTcaaagagaaaggagaagaagaaggctccTTCACCAACTGTGATAATAAAGTATACACCTAGCCGTGACTATACCGGGCAGCTA TCACTTCCAGTGAGTTTCACAAGGGAGAATGGCATTAATAAGGCTGGGGACGTGATTCTTCTGGACCAAGATGGAAGAAAGTGGTCATCTTATCTACAGATAACAGGGCTTGGAAGAGACGTAAGTGAATGGTTTTATTTGAGAAAAGGTTGGAGAGAGATGTGTGAACCAAATGGAGTGAAGGTAAATGATTCGTTCAAGCTGGAATTGATGTGGGAAGGTGCAAATCCTCTGTTTAAGTTCTGCTctaag ATTGAAAACCATGATTACAAGGGAAAAGGAAACCACACAACTCGTAGGAAGAGAGCTTGTGAGACTGCTCCACAACCAAGGAATGTGAGAAAGACTCCAAGAGTAGGGGTAGAGGGACAAGTTAATAAGAGAAGAAGTCGCGGACCAGAGCATCAAGCTGATGAGGAGAGAGGACGCACTCAGGTTTCAAACAGAACCAACACTATCTCAAGAAATTTTCTGAGCGCGCAACCACAATCATGCTCAGTCTCGGATCAAGTTGCTAGTGTGAAACAGGGGATTGTAGATACTCTGAACACTGTGAGACAGTGTCAGACCGAGCTTGAGACAAGTGAACAGAATCTACAAGCCTCTTTGCTAGCAATTGATGCGTTAG GGGAGAGGATATGGGGAATCAGCAAAATCCTCAGCAATGATCTGGTTTGA
- the LOC104730115 gene encoding putative B3 domain-containing protein REM4 isoform X1, translating to MADPLSSSSNKKAFFVVDLSGQNSNPIIPSQFIANHIKGKTLSTKLKLTSVASDRTWEVELDGGRFAAGWKDFSVFHAVREDDVLSFRHDGDLVFHVTPFGRSFSQIHLVSSSSTSGSDDEHRTFDDDDEDDSVDVGDDDDDDDDDNSISEEDLYSKKSSSKKRARTETEYISEDSYLLAHVTPSSLLRDTLCLLSKFARSNGLDKRECEIDLMDEHGKSWTLLLRHNKKTGQAFMRGGWRKFCRNNGFKSGSLCRFKVVQSGTKPVLQLCPITSTIPEGNSSKANKKGNVSECEGDEIETEDCSETVPVLQNKILTLDLKPYVLRSSQFRVPALLARDNGILKAGEVTVLNKDGEEWKSHLVNVKGRDQFYIRGCKEFFVANGIKNVGDPFTLEVVRGGTSPILKICSKVKQVSFDGHKTLERKPRMTVPAPHAEDETENRVQKKARVCTEEGPSRCTRASNKSSTDPGNLQRKQPLQPCSISDHVKKVRQSIVDTLTDVRRFRSELEIKEQNLQASLHEIDALGEKIMGISQIFNISQA from the exons ATGGCCGATCCACTAAGTTCCTCCTCAAACAAAAAAGCTTTCTTCGTCGTAGATCTGTCTGGACAAAACTCCAATCct ATCATTCCTTCTCAGTTTATTGCGAATCACATCAAAGGAAAGACTCTGTCAACGAAACTGAAACTGACTTCGGTCGCTTCGGACAGAACTTGGGAAGTGGAATTGGACGGCGGGAGATTCGCCGCTGGATGGAAAGATTTCTCCGTCTTCCACGCTGTTCGTGAAGACGACGTTTTGAGTTTCAGGCACGACGGTGACTTGGTCTTCCACGTCACACCCTTCGGACGCAGTTTTTCTCAGATACActtagtctcttcttcttctacctctggCTCTGACGATGAGCACCGtacttttgatgatgatgatgaagacgacaGTGTGGAtgttggagatgatgatgatgatgatgatgatgacaattCGATATCAGAAGAGGatttatattcaaagaaaagtTCGTCAAAGAAGAGAGCAAGAACTGAAACAGAGTATATATCGGAAGATTCTTATCTTCTTGCGCACGTCACACCTTCAAGCCTTCTGAGAGATACTTTG TGTCTTCTAAGCAAATTTGCAAGGTCAAATGGACTGGACAAGAGAGAGTGTGAGATTGATCTAATGGATGAACATGGAAAATCTTGGACTCTGCTTCTTagacacaacaaaaaaactGGTCAGGCTTTTATGCGTGGAGGCTGGAGGAAGTTCTGCCGTAACAACGGATTCAAATCCGGATCTTTATGTCGGTTTAAGGTTGTCCAAAGCGGAACTAAACCTGTGCTACAGCTGTGTCCCATCACTTCTACCATTCCAGAAGGAAACTCttccaaagcaaacaaaaaagggAATGTTTCTGAATGTGAAGGTGATGAGATTGAAACTGAGGATTGCTCAGAGACAGTTCCAGTGCTTCAGAACAAGATTCTGACGTTAGACCTTAAACCTTACGTGCTTAGGTCAAGTCAATTT CGTGTTCCTGCATTGTTAGCAAGAGATAACGGGATCCTAAAAGCAGGAGAGGTGACTGTACTGAACAAAGATGGCGAAGAGTGGAAGTCGCATCTAGTTAACGTCAAGGGGAGAGATCAGTTTTACATTAGAGGTTGTAAAGAGTTCTTTGTAGCCAATGGCATAAAGAACGTTGGTGATCCCTTCACATTGGAGGTTGTTAGAGGAGGAACATCTCCTATTCTCAAGATCTGTTCCAAG GTGAAGCAAGTGTCGTTTGATGGCCACAAGACTCTGGAGAGGAAACCACGAATGACGGTTCCAGCACCACATGCTGAAGACGAAACAGAGAACCGGGTCCAAAAGAAAGCTCGTGTTTGTACAGAAGAAGGACCATCTCGCTGCACTAGGGCATCAAACAAATCAAGTACTGATCCAGGAAATTTGCAGCGCAAGCAACCACTTCAACCTTGCTCAATCTCTGATCACGTTAAAAAGGTGAGACAGAGTATTGTGGATACTTTAACCGATGTAAGACGGTTTCGGTCGGAGCTCGAGATCAAGGAACAAAATCTACAAGCTTCGCTGCATGAAATTGATGCGTTAG GGGAAAAGATAATGGGAATCAGCCAAATCTTCAACATTAGTCAAGCTTAA
- the LOC104730115 gene encoding putative B3 domain-containing protein REM4 isoform X2 — protein sequence MADPLSSSSNKKAFFVVDLSGQNSNPIIPSQFIANHIKGKTLSTKLKLTSVASDRTWEVELDGGRFAAGWKDFSVFHAVREDDVLSFRHDGDLVFHVTPFGRSFSQIHLVSSSSTSGSDDEHRTFDDDDEDDSVDVGDDDDDDDDDNSISEEDLYSKKSSSKKRARTETEYISEDSYLLAHVTPSSLLRDTLCLLSKFARSNGLDKRECEIDLMDEHGKSWTLLLRHNKKTGQAFMRGGWRKFCRNNGFKSGSLCRFKVVQSGTKPVLQLCPITSTIPEGNSSKANKKGNVSECEGDEIETEDCSETVPVLQNKILTLDLKPYVLRSSQFRVPALLARDNGILKAGEVTVLNKDGEEWKSHLVNVKGRDQFYIRGCKEFFVANGIKNVGDPFTLEVVRGGTSPILKICSKVKQVSFDGHKTLERKPRMTVPAPHAEDETENRVQKKARVCTEEGPSRCTRASNKSSTDPGNLQRKQPLQPCSISDHVKKVRQSIVDTLTDVRRFRSELEIKEQNLQASLHEIDALGMV from the exons ATGGCCGATCCACTAAGTTCCTCCTCAAACAAAAAAGCTTTCTTCGTCGTAGATCTGTCTGGACAAAACTCCAATCct ATCATTCCTTCTCAGTTTATTGCGAATCACATCAAAGGAAAGACTCTGTCAACGAAACTGAAACTGACTTCGGTCGCTTCGGACAGAACTTGGGAAGTGGAATTGGACGGCGGGAGATTCGCCGCTGGATGGAAAGATTTCTCCGTCTTCCACGCTGTTCGTGAAGACGACGTTTTGAGTTTCAGGCACGACGGTGACTTGGTCTTCCACGTCACACCCTTCGGACGCAGTTTTTCTCAGATACActtagtctcttcttcttctacctctggCTCTGACGATGAGCACCGtacttttgatgatgatgatgaagacgacaGTGTGGAtgttggagatgatgatgatgatgatgatgatgacaattCGATATCAGAAGAGGatttatattcaaagaaaagtTCGTCAAAGAAGAGAGCAAGAACTGAAACAGAGTATATATCGGAAGATTCTTATCTTCTTGCGCACGTCACACCTTCAAGCCTTCTGAGAGATACTTTG TGTCTTCTAAGCAAATTTGCAAGGTCAAATGGACTGGACAAGAGAGAGTGTGAGATTGATCTAATGGATGAACATGGAAAATCTTGGACTCTGCTTCTTagacacaacaaaaaaactGGTCAGGCTTTTATGCGTGGAGGCTGGAGGAAGTTCTGCCGTAACAACGGATTCAAATCCGGATCTTTATGTCGGTTTAAGGTTGTCCAAAGCGGAACTAAACCTGTGCTACAGCTGTGTCCCATCACTTCTACCATTCCAGAAGGAAACTCttccaaagcaaacaaaaaagggAATGTTTCTGAATGTGAAGGTGATGAGATTGAAACTGAGGATTGCTCAGAGACAGTTCCAGTGCTTCAGAACAAGATTCTGACGTTAGACCTTAAACCTTACGTGCTTAGGTCAAGTCAATTT CGTGTTCCTGCATTGTTAGCAAGAGATAACGGGATCCTAAAAGCAGGAGAGGTGACTGTACTGAACAAAGATGGCGAAGAGTGGAAGTCGCATCTAGTTAACGTCAAGGGGAGAGATCAGTTTTACATTAGAGGTTGTAAAGAGTTCTTTGTAGCCAATGGCATAAAGAACGTTGGTGATCCCTTCACATTGGAGGTTGTTAGAGGAGGAACATCTCCTATTCTCAAGATCTGTTCCAAG GTGAAGCAAGTGTCGTTTGATGGCCACAAGACTCTGGAGAGGAAACCACGAATGACGGTTCCAGCACCACATGCTGAAGACGAAACAGAGAACCGGGTCCAAAAGAAAGCTCGTGTTTGTACAGAAGAAGGACCATCTCGCTGCACTAGGGCATCAAACAAATCAAGTACTGATCCAGGAAATTTGCAGCGCAAGCAACCACTTCAACCTTGCTCAATCTCTGATCACGTTAAAAAGGTGAGACAGAGTATTGTGGATACTTTAACCGATGTAAGACGGTTTCGGTCGGAGCTCGAGATCAAGGAACAAAATCTACAAGCTTCGCTGCATGAAATTGATGCGTTAGGTATGGTCTGA